A single genomic interval of Drosophila virilis strain 15010-1051.87 chromosome 2, Dvir_AGI_RSII-ME, whole genome shotgun sequence harbors:
- the LOC6629798 gene encoding uncharacterized protein, with the protein MHVNKSEGTAKNGNEEHAEQYLENLLINGSQEGDSGAELQLPSWYNEQLFKRGQRYFSKYRFVMTSGMLAGLIAVLAIPSILRVLICTRQSSNALTAYRRYLRTIFHTHAWYFHSVDDRNSKFWTSIAAVRQAHSRSSHACQQRGAGQITQKDLALTQFGFIGFITLGAHRIQLYDDDFLEATSHMWRVLGYLLGIKDEYNICGSNWLESKERLNIVMRRVYTPALEQTNDEFYRMTEALIHGLWHANTMLSVRANIYFTKRLAYVKGYEYYSFDYPAGEQKDPQQKAYYYDLNLWDRFIVSYGLFVVTFLHKYAIVRWYFNFRVWLMDLFMYYLPTVAIWKFGIKSAYVRIFRPGGQAHEFQLNLKEE; encoded by the exons ATGCACGTAAACAAAAGCGAAGGTACGGCTAAAAATGGCAATGAAGAACACGCTGAGCAATACTTGGAGAACCTTTTAATAAATGGTAGCCAGGAGGGCGATAGCGGggcagagctgcagctgccgtcATGGTACAATGAACAGCTATTCAAGCG GGGTCAGAGATATTTTAGCAAATATCGCTTTGTGATGACTTCAGGCATGTTGGCTGGTCTGATCGCAGTTCTTGCCATACCATCTATACTCCGCGTACTTATCTGTACTCGTCAGTCTTCGAATGCCCTCACTGCATATCGCCGTTATTTGCGCACCATTTTCCATACACACGCCTGGTATTTCCATTCCGTTGACGATAGAAACAGCAAGTTCTGGACCAGCATTGCTGCTGTGAGACAGGCGCATTCGCGCTCTAGTCATGCCTGCCAACAACGTGGAGCTGGCCAGATAACGCAAAAGGATTTAGCCTTGACACAGTTTGGTTTCATTGGCTTTATAACGCTGGGAGCACACCGAATACAGCTTTACGATGATGATTTCCTGGAGGCTACATCGCATATGTGGCGCGTACTGGGCTATTTACTGGGCATTAAAGACGAATACAATATTTGTGGAAGCAACTGGCTGGAGTCGAAGGAGCGTTTGAACATTGTCATGCGTAGAGTATACACGCCTGCGCTCGAGCAAACGAATGATGAGTTTTATCGCATGACGGAAGCACTTATCCATGGACTTTGGCATGCCAATACAATGCTGTCGGTTAgagcaaatatttactttaccAAGCGCTTGGCCTACGTAAAGGGTTATGAATATTACAGCTTTGATTATCCTGCCGGTGAGCAAAAAGATCCGCAGCAGAAAGCGTACTATTATGACCTGAATTTGTGGGATCGATTTATCGTTAGTTAcggtttgtttgttgttacctttttgcacaaatatgcCATCGTGCGCTGGTATTTCAATTTTCGAGTTTGGCTAATGGATCTCTTTATGTATTACTTGCCAACTGTAGCTATTTGGAAGTTTGGAATTAAATCGGCCTATGTGCGCATCTTTCGGCCAGGAGGTCAGGCGCATGAgtttcaattaaatcttaagGAAGAGTAG
- the Polr2G gene encoding DNA-directed RNA polymerase II subunit RPB7 produces MFYHISLEHEILLHPRYFGPQLLETVKQKLYSEVEGTCTGKYGFVIAVTTIDLIGSGVIQPGQGFVVYPVKYKAIVFRPFKGEVLDAVVKQINKVGMFAEIGPLSCFISHHSIPADMQFCPNGNPPCYKSKDEDVVISGEDKIRLKIVGTRVDATGIFAIGTLMDDYLGLVCN; encoded by the exons atgttttatcac ATTTCGCTTGAACACGAAATTCTGCTACATCCGCGCTACTTTGGGCCACAATTGTTGGAGACGGTGAAACAGAAGCTCTACTCGGAGGTGGAGGGCACATGTACAGGCAAATATGGTTTCGTTATAGCTGTCACAACAATAGACCTGATCGGCTCTGGTGTTATACAGCCAGGTCAGGGCTTTGTTGTATACCCAGTGAAATACAAGGCTATTGTGTTCCGGCCATTCAAGGGTGAAGTCCTCGACGCTGTCGTCAAACAGATAAATAAAGTGGGCATGTTTGCAGAAATCGGACCTTTATCGTGTTTTATATCTCATCAT TCTATTCccgctgacatgcaattctgcccaaatggcaatccaCCATGCTACAAGTCCAAAGATGAAGATGTAGTCATATCAGGCGAGGATAAAATACGCCTGAAGATTGTCGGCACTCGTGTGGATGCCACCGGCATT TTTGCTATAGGAACTCTGATGGATGATTACTTGGGGCTGGTCTGCAATTAA
- the LOC6629796 gene encoding small G protein signaling modulator 3 homolog yields MEMARSIFGRDHEGYVGREEHTRKLQTLSSEDDIGELPPMMEELSVADGLRPNPGGPFSALTPSMWPQEILAKLGGESELAAAGPNDQPDYRFDEFGFRVEEEDGPEQSSNKLLSIPFMEDAQQRLQWIAHLEFAHNKEANELSWEHVEPLLQRTEKLRKMVQNGIPHSLRPQMWMRLSGALSKKRKSETSYQDIVKASSNDQLMTSKQIEKDLLRILPTNACFSHPNGTGIPRLRRILRGIAWLFPDIGYCQGTGVIVACLLLFMEEENAFWMMVTIVEDLLPASYYSSTLLGIQADQRVMQTLIANYLASVDESLKRHDIDLSLITLHWFLTLFANVVHMKILVRIWDWFFYEGSIVLFQLTLGMLKVKEQDLKHLENSAQIFNSLSMCCEVDDVEVLFRQALEVGGSLSQTVIDTHRRRHLAYLMADQGHQIGNPEAAANLPKQQLARRQVRKSKSILEAFLFRGDPESDQLKNKNIRQTEILVDLREAILKVGRHFITIEPKLAGHIQLTANYSSESHAKDHENFINVARTRKRRAKALHDFERHDDDELGFRRNDIITIISQKDEHCWVGELNGLRGWFPAKFVQLLDERSKLYTSAGDDAISETVTDLVRGTLSPAIKAFLEHGMKRPTFLGGPIHPWLFIEEVSSLEVEKDFKSVYSRLVLCKTYRLDEDGKVLTPEELLYRCVQAINQSHDNAHAQMDVKLRSLICLGLNEQVLHLWLEVLCACQEVVQKWYHTWSFIDSPGWVQIKCELRILSQFAFNLNPDWELPPKRGKESQPLKDGVRDMLVKHHLFSWDL; encoded by the exons ATGGAAATGGCCAGAAGCATATTCGGTCGCGACCACGAGGGTTACGTGGGCCGTGAAGAACATACG CGCAAACTGCAGACCTTGAGCTCCGAAGACGATATAGGTGAACTACCACCCATGATGGAAGAACTGAGCGTGGCGGATGGCTTGCGTCCGAATCCAGGAGGACCGTTTTCCGCATTAACACCATCGATGTGGCCACAGGAGATACTCGCCAAACTGGGAGGCGAATCGGAACTAGCAGCAGCGGGACCCAATGATCAACCCGATTACCGATTCGATGAATTTGGTTTTCGCGTCGAGGAGGAGGATGGACCCGAGCAGAGCTCAAATAAACTGCTCAGCATACCCTTTATGGAGGATGCACAGCAACGTCTGCAGTGGATAGCCCACCTGGAGTTTGCCCACAACAAAGAGGCCAACGAACTAAGCTGGGAGCATGTCGAGCCGCTACTGCAGCGCACAGAAAAACTGCGAAAGATGGTGCAGAACGGCATACCGCACAGTCTTCGCCCACAAATGTGGATGCGGCTTTCCGGTGCGCTGTCCAAAAAGCGGAAAAGCGAGACCAGCTATCAGGACATTGTCAAGG CTTCCAGCAACGATCAGCTAATGACATCgaagcaaattgaaaaggaCTTGCTCCGCATATTGCCAACAAATGCGTGCTTTAGTCATCCGAATGGCACAGGCATACCACGATTGCGGCGTATTCTGCGCGGCATTGCGTGGCTCTTTCCGGACATTGGTTACTGCCAGGGCACCGGTGTCATTGTGgcctgcctgctgctgtttatGGAGgaagaaaatgcattttggaTGATGGTCACTATTGTGGAGGATTTACTACCGGCCTCATACTACAGCTCAACGTTGCTTGGCATACAAGCGGATCAGCGTGTGATGCAAACGCTGATAGCCAACTACTTAGCTAGCGTCGATGAGTCTCTTAAACGGCACGACATTGATCTATCACTGATAACGCTGCACTGGTTCCTAACACTATTCGCGAACGTGGTGCACATGAAAATATTAGTACGAATATGGGATTGGTTTTTCTACGAGGGTTCCATTGTGCTGTTTCAGCTAACGCTGGGCATGCTAAAAGTGAAGGAACAGGATCTCAAGCACTTGGAAAACTCGGCGCAAATATTCAATTCACTTTCCATGTGCTGCGAGGTGGATGACGTAGAGGTGCTTTTCCGGCAGGCGCTTGAAGTGGGTGGATCTTTGAGCCAAACCGTGATCGACACACATCGGCGTCGCCATCTGGCCTATTTGATGGCCGATCAAGGTCATCAGATTGGCAATCCGGAGGCTGCCGCCAATCTGCCCAAGCAGCAGCTAGCCCGACGTCAAGTGCGCAAAAGTAAATCGATACTGGAAGCATTTCTGTTTCGTGGCGATCCCGAATCGGATCAGCTAAAGAATAAAAACATACGACAGACCGAAATACTTGTGGATCTGCGCGAGGCCATACTAAAGGTAGGCCGTCATTTCATAACCATCGAACCAAAACTTGCGGGACACATACAACTGACGGCCAACTACAGCAGCGAATCTCATGCGAAGGATCATGAGAACTTCATCAATGTCGCACGCACCCGTAAACGGCGCGCCAAAGCGCTGCATGATTTTGAGCGGCATGACGACGATGAGTTGGGCTTCCGACGCAACGATATCATAACCATCATTAGCCAAAAAGACGAGCATTGCTGGGTAGGTGAGCTAAACGGCTTGCGGGGCTGGTTTCCCGCCAAGTTCGTCCAGCTGCTGGATGAGCGTAGCAAATTGTATACCTCGGCTGGCGATGATGCCATTTCGGAGACTGTTACAGATCTAGTGCGTGGCACTCTATCGCCCGCCATAAAAGCATTCCTCGAGCATGGCATGAAACGACCCACATTCCTGGGCGGACCCATACATCCGTGGCTATTCATTGAGGAGGTTTCTTCGCTCGAGGTGGAGAAGGACTTCAAATCTGTGTATAGCCGTTTGGTGCTTTGTAAAACTTATCGCCTAGATGAGGATGGCAAGGTATTGACGCCCGAGGAGCTGCTCTATCGCTGCGTGCAGGCCATTAATCAATCACACGATAATGCGCATGCCCAAATGGATGTTAAACTGCGTTCGCTCATCTGTCTAGGCCTCAACGAGCAGGTGTTGCATCTGTGGCTTGAAGTACTTTGCGCTTGCCAGGAGGTGGTGCAGAAATGGTATCACACCTGGAGCTTCATTGATTCCCCAGGCTGGGTGCAAATTAAATGCGAATTGCGCATACTCTCACAGTTTGCCTTCAATCTGAATCCGGACTGGGAACTTCCGCCCAAGCGTGGCAAGGAATCGCAGCCACTGAAGGATGGTGTACGCGATATGCTTGTTAAGCATCATTTGTTCTCCTGGGACCTATGA